A single genomic interval of Adhaeribacter pallidiroseus harbors:
- the nuoL gene encoding NADH-quinone oxidoreductase subunit L: MNTGLSTNPTTANITLAAALGLFLLPFLAFAFCFFVGKKLPRQGDWISLGSGVLSFLLALFLFSQVWEQKIVHEQTTWFQIIKAPNTNQVFTAGIYLDNLSVLLLVLVTFISLLVQVFSVAYLHHDEHYNRYFAFLSLFAGSMLGLVLADNLLLIFIFWELVGFCSYLLIGFWFHRPAAVQASKKAFLVNRVGDVGLLLGLFLLYSFFGTFDLLTLKSQIKTITDAMPIDSPGLLKSGVFISEQISTHLLTLTGLALFCGCIGKSAQFPLQVWLPDAMEGPTPVSALIHAATMVAAGIYLLAKCYVFFTPDALLVMALVGAITALMGALVACTQFDIKKTLAYSTISQLGYMVMGMGVGAPDAALFHLTTHAFFKAALFLNAGVIIHAVHHALQHEDAETRALVDAQDIRNMGGLRQILPFTYYSYLLAGASLVGVPLFSGFLSKDAILIGTWNWAAAGAANTGAWWWYLVPVTGFVAVSLTAYYMTRQLIFVFLGKFRLGFGEQHLRVSSKRETSGLMLVPVLILAVLALGIFYSLNPFSSTNSWLLSGVSLKNLNPGQFFLSGSFFKNLLNTDSHSAHLWAPILSVTALVLGAGIAWQRFRINLITNATSYQLSALPPATFTNFIYHNFYLDKLYQIILVKPTQWLALGVVKMDALIIDYSINTFAKILVVFSKIVAWIDRGIVDGLVRGIGITARLSGNLGRWMQNGKIQSYYLYSLLGLLLLVFYILIF; encoded by the coding sequence TTGAACACCGGACTTTCTACAAACCCGACCACCGCCAATATCACCTTAGCGGCCGCCTTAGGTCTGTTTTTGTTGCCTTTCCTCGCCTTTGCTTTTTGTTTTTTTGTAGGCAAAAAATTGCCCCGCCAAGGTGACTGGATCAGTTTGGGATCTGGGGTGCTTTCTTTCTTGCTCGCGCTCTTTCTATTTAGTCAGGTTTGGGAGCAAAAAATAGTGCACGAACAAACTACTTGGTTTCAGATAATAAAAGCCCCCAATACCAACCAGGTATTTACGGCCGGAATTTATCTCGATAATCTATCCGTTTTGCTTTTAGTACTGGTTACCTTTATTTCGCTATTGGTACAAGTATTTTCGGTAGCCTACCTGCATCACGATGAACATTATAACCGGTATTTTGCCTTTTTAAGTTTGTTCGCCGGGAGCATGCTAGGTTTGGTGCTAGCCGATAATTTACTCCTTATATTTATTTTTTGGGAATTGGTCGGCTTTTGTTCTTATTTGCTCATTGGCTTTTGGTTTCACCGTCCAGCAGCGGTTCAGGCTAGTAAAAAAGCATTTCTGGTTAACCGGGTAGGAGATGTTGGTTTATTATTAGGCTTATTTTTGCTGTATAGTTTTTTTGGTACTTTTGATTTATTAACGCTTAAATCGCAGATTAAAACTATAACGGATGCTATGCCCATTGACTCTCCGGGTTTACTAAAATCAGGCGTATTTATATCGGAGCAAATATCCACACATTTGCTTACCTTAACCGGCTTAGCCTTATTTTGCGGTTGTATCGGCAAGTCAGCGCAATTTCCTCTACAAGTTTGGTTGCCCGATGCCATGGAAGGTCCCACGCCAGTTTCAGCGCTTATACACGCGGCTACTATGGTAGCGGCGGGCATATATTTATTAGCTAAATGTTACGTATTCTTTACTCCCGATGCCTTGCTTGTTATGGCATTGGTTGGGGCCATAACCGCTTTAATGGGAGCTTTGGTAGCCTGTACGCAGTTTGATATTAAAAAAACTTTGGCGTATTCTACTATTTCGCAGTTAGGCTACATGGTAATGGGAATGGGAGTAGGGGCTCCCGATGCCGCTTTGTTCCATTTAACTACTCACGCCTTTTTTAAAGCAGCATTATTCTTAAATGCGGGAGTTATTATTCATGCGGTACACCATGCCTTGCAGCACGAAGATGCTGAAACCAGAGCCTTGGTTGACGCGCAGGACATCCGGAACATGGGCGGCTTGCGCCAAATACTCCCTTTCACCTATTACTCTTATTTATTAGCAGGAGCCTCCTTAGTGGGCGTACCATTGTTTTCCGGCTTTTTATCAAAAGATGCTATTTTAATCGGCACCTGGAACTGGGCTGCCGCTGGTGCTGCTAACACCGGAGCTTGGTGGTGGTACCTGGTGCCGGTTACGGGATTTGTAGCGGTTAGTCTCACGGCTTATTACATGACTCGGCAATTAATTTTTGTATTTTTAGGTAAGTTCCGGTTAGGTTTCGGCGAACAGCATTTACGCGTGAGTTCTAAACGGGAAACCTCCGGGCTCATGTTGGTGCCGGTTCTTATTTTAGCAGTTTTAGCTCTTGGTATTTTCTACTCGCTAAATCCATTTTCCAGTACCAATAGTTGGTTATTATCCGGAGTATCCCTTAAAAATTTAAACCCCGGTCAGTTTTTTCTTTCTGGCTCTTTTTTTAAAAATTTACTCAATACCGATAGTCATAGTGCGCACTTATGGGCGCCTATACTTTCTGTAACGGCCCTGGTCTTGGGAGCAGGAATAGCGTGGCAACGTTTCCGGATTAATTTAATAACAAATGCCACCAGCTACCAATTATCCGCTTTACCACCGGCTACTTTTACTAACTTTATTTACCACAATTTTTATTTAGATAAACTTTACCAGATTATTCTGGTGAAACCCACGCAGTGGCTTGCTTTAGGAGTTGTTAAAATGGATGCCCTTATAATTGATTATAGTATTAATACCTTTGCGAAAATTTTAGTTGTTTTTTCTAAAATTGTGGCTTGGATTGACCGGGGTATTGTGGACGGCTTGGTGCGCGGTATCGGAATTACTGCGCGTTTATCGGGTAATTTAGGACGATGGATGCAAAATGGCAAAATTCAATCTTACTACCTTTATTCGCTTTTAGGCTTATTACTGCTGGTATTTTATATTTTGATATTTTAA
- the nuoK gene encoding NADH-quinone oxidoreductase subunit NuoK yields the protein MASIPLEHVLLLSAALFCIGVLAIVTKRHAVAILMGIELIFNAANLNLIAFSQHDPKLLQGQVFALFVIVIAAAEAAIALAIVLKVYQHFNTVNINEVDASQG from the coding sequence ATGGCTTCTATACCGCTCGAACATGTATTGTTGTTAAGTGCGGCCTTGTTCTGCATCGGGGTTTTGGCAATAGTCACGAAACGCCACGCGGTTGCTATTTTAATGGGAATTGAATTAATATTTAATGCCGCAAATTTAAATTTAATTGCTTTTAGCCAGCACGATCCTAAACTTTTACAAGGGCAGGTTTTTGCGCTGTTTGTTATAGTAATTGCCGCTGCCGAAGCCGCTATTGCGTTGGCCATTGTGTTAAAAGTTTACCAGCATTTTAACACCGTAAACATAAATGAGGTAGATGCCTCGCAAGGATAA